Proteins encoded together in one Nocardioides marinisabuli window:
- a CDS encoding flavin-containing monooxygenase gives MSFEPKPFDPEALRGGLAVANLPTLLMVMFQLSGDRRWLSDPYRPVRTKGMSDNDTGGFAPEVQDEIRAAAFDVLMAWSNGEPMALPLPDDDLLVEMITTCMGEEVPVEFGPMFSEDMRAVVEGGRERTPVDGADDFSVIIIGAGISGISAAVELKGAGVRAQIFEKNPDVGGTWWENRYPGCGVDTPSHVYSFSYQPRRWSTYYGKRDEVLGYVRDVARTTGVLDQVQFDTDVQAAVYDERTHLWTVTARAADGTVTEHVAQVVVTAVGQLNRPAVPAIDGSEAFAGQQFHSAQWPEGFDVTGLRVGVVGAGASAMQIVPAVVDKVEHLSVFQRSPQWIAPSYNYSSPVPDHVHWLMDHVPNYRLWFRLRLSWLINDRLYPSLEIDPDWEHPERSVNAHNDAHRRALTRYIEEQLDGRDDLLEKSQPTYPPFGKRMLIDNGWYEALRKDGVDLITDRVTSIDEGGLVTAAGEHVDLDVIVYATGFEAKKMLYPMDVRGRDGVSIRERWGDEDAKAYLGLTVPDFPNLFVMYGPNVNLGHGGSYMFAGECQARYITEMCVRMIEHDLGSFEVRRDVHDAYNESVDAQHSRMIWSHRGMDTWYRNANGRIVTNSPWRVVDYWQLTRQVDPDDFVFETAASSEELVRAGL, from the coding sequence ATGAGCTTCGAGCCCAAGCCCTTCGATCCGGAGGCGTTGCGCGGCGGCCTCGCGGTGGCCAACCTTCCGACCCTGCTGATGGTCATGTTCCAGCTCAGCGGCGACCGCCGATGGCTGAGCGACCCTTATCGGCCGGTCCGCACCAAGGGCATGAGCGACAACGACACCGGTGGTTTCGCCCCCGAGGTGCAGGACGAGATCCGAGCGGCCGCGTTCGACGTCCTGATGGCCTGGAGCAACGGCGAGCCGATGGCCCTTCCGCTCCCTGACGACGACCTGCTCGTCGAGATGATCACGACCTGCATGGGTGAGGAGGTGCCGGTCGAGTTCGGACCCATGTTCTCCGAGGACATGCGCGCCGTCGTCGAGGGCGGTCGTGAGCGCACGCCCGTGGACGGCGCCGATGACTTCTCGGTGATCATCATCGGAGCCGGCATCTCGGGCATCTCCGCGGCAGTCGAGCTGAAGGGCGCCGGGGTCCGAGCCCAGATCTTCGAGAAGAACCCCGACGTAGGCGGCACCTGGTGGGAGAACCGCTACCCGGGCTGTGGCGTCGACACCCCCAGTCACGTCTACAGCTTCTCGTACCAGCCGCGTCGCTGGTCCACCTACTACGGCAAGCGCGACGAGGTGCTGGGATACGTCCGTGACGTCGCCCGCACGACTGGTGTGCTTGACCAGGTGCAGTTCGACACGGACGTGCAGGCGGCCGTCTACGACGAGCGGACCCACCTGTGGACCGTGACGGCCCGCGCGGCCGACGGCACGGTCACTGAGCACGTCGCGCAGGTGGTCGTCACCGCGGTGGGTCAGCTCAACCGGCCCGCCGTGCCCGCGATCGATGGCTCCGAGGCCTTCGCCGGTCAGCAGTTCCACTCGGCCCAGTGGCCAGAGGGGTTCGACGTCACAGGACTCCGGGTCGGGGTGGTCGGCGCAGGTGCCAGCGCGATGCAGATCGTGCCCGCGGTGGTCGACAAGGTCGAGCACCTGTCGGTGTTCCAGCGCTCGCCGCAGTGGATCGCGCCGAGCTACAACTACTCGAGCCCCGTGCCTGACCACGTGCACTGGCTCATGGACCACGTCCCCAACTACCGCCTCTGGTTCCGCCTCCGTCTGTCGTGGCTGATCAATGACCGGCTCTACCCGTCGCTCGAGATCGACCCCGACTGGGAGCACCCGGAGCGGTCGGTCAACGCCCACAACGACGCGCACCGCCGAGCGCTGACGCGCTACATCGAGGAGCAGCTCGACGGTCGTGACGACCTGTTGGAGAAGTCGCAGCCGACCTACCCACCCTTCGGCAAGCGCATGCTGATCGACAACGGCTGGTACGAAGCGCTCCGCAAGGACGGTGTCGACCTGATCACCGACCGGGTTACCTCCATCGACGAAGGCGGGTTGGTCACGGCCGCCGGCGAGCACGTCGACCTCGATGTCATCGTCTACGCCACCGGCTTCGAGGCCAAGAAGATGCTCTACCCGATGGACGTGCGCGGTCGCGACGGCGTGTCCATCCGCGAGCGGTGGGGCGACGAGGACGCCAAGGCCTACCTCGGGCTCACCGTCCCGGACTTCCCCAACCTGTTCGTCATGTACGGCCCCAACGTCAACCTCGGCCACGGGGGCAGCTACATGTTCGCCGGCGAGTGCCAGGCGCGCTACATCACCGAGATGTGCGTCCGGATGATCGAGCACGACCTCGGCTCCTTCGAGGTCCGCCGCGACGTCCACGACGCGTACAACGAGAGCGTCGATGCGCAGCACAGCCGGATGATCTGGAGCCACCGCGGCATGGACACCTGGTACCGGAACGCGAACGGCCGCATCGTCACGAACTCGCCGTGGCGGGTGGTCGACTACTGGCAGCTGACCCGGCAGGTCGATCCCGACGACTTCGTGTTCGAGACCGCAGCCAGCTCTGAAGAGCTCGTCCGAGCCGGTCTCTGA
- a CDS encoding TetR family transcriptional regulator, with amino-acid sequence MATAEVPRTLTDKSARTQERIRAAAARILSERGIATARLGDIAAAAGVQAPAIYYYYASREELIEDVIRLGQIGTEARVTQAIEELDGHTPALEKICVAVEAHLRALHELSDYTTAAVRNVGQMPTEMRERMRADQRRYGRVWKRLFEQARDQGELRAGLDLRTAQLLVIGALNWTPEWWADSRVPLETLVTTACELTRHGLASDPVAP; translated from the coding sequence GTGGCGACAGCGGAGGTACCCAGGACCCTGACCGACAAGTCGGCCCGGACGCAGGAGCGTATCCGGGCCGCGGCGGCCCGGATTCTCAGCGAGCGTGGCATCGCCACGGCGCGCCTCGGTGACATCGCGGCGGCGGCGGGTGTGCAGGCGCCCGCCATCTACTACTACTACGCCTCGCGTGAGGAGCTGATCGAGGACGTCATCCGCCTCGGCCAGATCGGCACCGAGGCGCGGGTGACGCAGGCGATCGAGGAGCTCGATGGCCACACCCCTGCGCTCGAGAAGATCTGTGTCGCGGTGGAGGCGCACCTGCGGGCGTTGCACGAGTTGTCGGACTACACGACTGCGGCGGTGCGCAACGTCGGCCAGATGCCGACAGAGATGCGCGAGCGCATGCGGGCCGACCAGCGTCGCTACGGCCGCGTGTGGAAGCGGCTGTTCGAGCAGGCGCGCGACCAGGGCGAGCTGCGGGCCGGGCTCGACCTGCGCACGGCGCAGCTGCTCGTCATTGGAGCCCTCAATTGGACGCCCGAGTGGTGGGCCGACAGCCGTGTTCCGCTCGAGACGCTCGTGACCACTGCCTGCGAGCTCACGCGGCACGGTCTCGCCTCCGACCCCGTGGCGCCCTGA
- a CDS encoding MFS transporter, which produces MSFALVQAMSIPVIGSIAEVYDTSAATATWVLTAYLVSASVATPMLGRLGDMVGPVPIMVLSLAVLSAGCFLAAVAPSIGVLIAARAVQGIGGGVMPLAFGIVRDVFPAAVVARRIGLLNGLMAVGMATGMVAAGPLLSATSLGWLFLVPGIVTALAAIAAFLVVRSPARAVGEWMSPWSAAFLAGWLVLLMVATTWAPQRGWTDWSVLVAFVGGAVLLGAWVVAEFRVDVPVIDMAVMRHRSVLVGNLIALAAGAVAIGSYAFIPQFVQQAPPVGFGSTVGESGLMLLPAAITTFVAGLVAVPGALRTSPARVVVFGGALAATGMCAMVVWRDHPWSVFVATGSIGFGIGLIFACVSAALVMAVPRDQTSVVSGMNANLRTIGGAIGTAALTSVVAAHVDPASGASDAEGFMTAFVVLIGTAAVCGVAGLFLRPERYPAG; this is translated from the coding sequence ATGTCGTTCGCGCTGGTGCAGGCGATGTCGATCCCCGTCATCGGCTCTATCGCCGAGGTGTACGACACCAGCGCCGCCACGGCGACGTGGGTGCTGACCGCCTACCTGGTGTCAGCATCGGTAGCGACACCGATGCTGGGCCGGCTCGGTGACATGGTCGGTCCCGTCCCGATCATGGTGCTGTCCCTCGCGGTGCTCTCCGCCGGCTGCTTCCTGGCCGCCGTCGCTCCCAGCATCGGGGTCCTCATCGCGGCTCGGGCGGTGCAGGGGATCGGTGGCGGCGTCATGCCGCTGGCCTTCGGGATCGTGCGCGACGTGTTCCCAGCCGCCGTGGTGGCGCGGCGCATCGGTCTGCTGAACGGCCTGATGGCGGTCGGCATGGCCACCGGGATGGTCGCCGCCGGGCCCCTGCTGAGCGCGACGAGCCTAGGCTGGCTGTTCTTGGTGCCGGGAATCGTGACGGCACTCGCGGCGATCGCCGCCTTCCTCGTGGTGAGGTCGCCTGCCCGAGCCGTCGGCGAGTGGATGAGTCCATGGTCGGCCGCCTTCCTGGCCGGCTGGCTGGTGCTGCTGATGGTGGCCACTACGTGGGCGCCGCAGCGCGGATGGACGGACTGGTCGGTGTTGGTGGCCTTCGTGGGCGGCGCCGTGCTGCTCGGCGCCTGGGTGGTCGCGGAGTTTCGGGTGGACGTGCCGGTCATCGACATGGCAGTGATGCGTCACCGCAGCGTGCTCGTCGGCAACCTCATCGCACTCGCGGCGGGGGCGGTCGCGATCGGGTCGTACGCGTTCATCCCTCAGTTCGTGCAGCAGGCGCCCCCGGTGGGCTTCGGCTCCACGGTCGGAGAGTCCGGCCTCATGCTGCTCCCGGCCGCGATCACCACCTTCGTTGCCGGCCTGGTCGCCGTGCCCGGCGCGCTGCGGACCTCGCCGGCTCGCGTCGTGGTCTTCGGCGGCGCGCTGGCAGCCACAGGCATGTGCGCCATGGTGGTCTGGCGCGATCACCCCTGGTCGGTCTTCGTCGCGACCGGGTCGATCGGGTTCGGCATCGGACTGATCTTCGCGTGTGTGTCGGCGGCGCTCGTCATGGCGGTACCGCGCGACCAGACCAGCGTGGTCAGCGGCATGAACGCCAACCTGCGCACCATCGGCGGTGCGATCGGCACCGCGGCGCTGACCAGCGTGGTCGCGGCGCATGTGGACCCGGCCTCGGGTGCCAGCGACGCAGAAGGGTTCATGACGGCGTTCGTCGTGCTGATCGGCACCGCAGCGGTGTGCGGCGTGGCCGGACTGTTCCTCCGGCCGGAGAGGTATCCGGCCGGCTGA
- the cofC gene encoding 2-phospho-L-lactate guanylyltransferase: MVGGAQVREGLARAFALDLIGVLGDVVGIDALIIVTGEPELGFVGRQVGASVVEDRALPSADPLNRAIDLGRSHAAVIRPRSPIVVVPADLPALTAHATDQALHKLAQVRSSFVPDESGAGTTLLAAAEPSLLRPAYGPGSARLHAAQGAQMVVDVDPRVRRDVDTVRDLQEAVALGVGPRVRSIVEGLRASPSGACATA, encoded by the coding sequence ATGGTTGGAGGCGCCCAGGTGCGCGAGGGTCTGGCGCGCGCCTTCGCGCTGGACCTGATCGGTGTCCTCGGCGACGTTGTCGGCATCGATGCGCTGATCATCGTCACCGGCGAGCCTGAGCTGGGCTTCGTCGGCCGACAGGTCGGCGCGTCGGTCGTGGAAGACCGTGCGCTGCCCTCGGCGGACCCGTTGAACCGGGCCATCGACCTCGGTCGCAGTCACGCTGCCGTGATACGACCGCGCTCGCCGATCGTCGTCGTCCCTGCGGACTTGCCGGCCCTCACCGCGCACGCGACCGACCAGGCGCTCCACAAACTCGCTCAGGTGAGGTCCTCGTTCGTCCCCGATGAGAGTGGGGCGGGGACCACCTTGCTCGCGGCAGCCGAACCGTCGCTGCTGCGCCCGGCGTACGGTCCGGGATCGGCTCGGCTCCACGCGGCTCAGGGTGCGCAGATGGTCGTCGACGTCGACCCTCGTGTCCGACGCGATGTCGACACGGTCCGGGATCTCCAGGAAGCGGTGGCGCTCGGAGTCGGTCCGCGCGTCAGGTCGATCGTCGAGGGCTTGCGGGCGAGCCCGAGCGGCGCTTGTGCCACCGCTTGA
- a CDS encoding VOC family protein — MEIQRMELVGLEVSDLEAAMQEFGSILGVDFIRIDFDENSDIEYLPADGDANALAARTSMAMDTTGYLELIQSYPPTTHERVRNVHFKVDDIESSIEEMRAKGYRLVANLRIGQMREAVFGARELRGLRMCLVQYDGPSMVEAMLSTS; from the coding sequence ATGGAGATACAGCGGATGGAGCTGGTCGGGCTCGAGGTCTCTGACCTCGAGGCCGCGATGCAGGAGTTCGGCAGCATCCTGGGTGTGGACTTCATCAGGATCGACTTCGACGAGAACTCGGACATCGAGTACCTGCCGGCGGACGGTGACGCTAATGCGCTGGCAGCCCGGACGAGCATGGCCATGGACACGACGGGTTACCTCGAGCTCATCCAGTCCTATCCTCCGACGACACATGAGCGGGTGCGCAACGTCCACTTCAAGGTCGACGACATCGAGTCCTCGATCGAGGAGATGAGGGCCAAGGGCTACCGGCTGGTGGCCAACCTGCGAATAGGGCAGATGCGAGAGGCTGTCTTCGGTGCTCGCGAGCTCCGCGGCCTACGGATGTGCTTGGTGCAGTACGACGGCCCGAGCATGGTCGAAGCAATGCTCAGCACGTCGTAG